From Pelosinus fermentans DSM 17108, the proteins below share one genomic window:
- a CDS encoding DUF885 family protein: MREYDILIEKFHDFFTQDGNACVSLGVNKHLDDLPNPSLENAALRIAAGKKLLADIISFPKGVLEFDQILDLDLAALAVEFAIYSLTYRFNGKTQLQQKPTAGADISDGMFLLFINDPRPSHERLDHITARLEKVPQYLEQLLLTLDTPVERWVSMDIEKVNGLPEFFETLYNWAKSEQYNQLERLAAAKQQANDALEEYIAKLKAMPTTTNFFIGAEQAKTCIALRGIDKSLEELHTMAVQFLQDTGKELELLSGKLIDKYSLPPTTTLEELHTFLNQRYQVKLTHKDSFSDILLRYKEEKDKIIKYLQKKELFPIGEGQDMLIMQTPAFMAPSIPAGAMVSPPPFRPGTKTSVIYLTLSQELLDEHTELSIPSMMIHEGIPGHHLQLATAANHPSVVRRHFDAMEHAEGWTTMLEDYMLDIGYMGELTDEARFCAKRDISRIGARVAIDLYFMTGDIKYLDVGIDVDVTSDDPFINAGKLLQKVTGFVGGRVQAELNWYSQERAYPLCYLTGNKLVWELKTDMVKAQQGKLEGFELDKVFHSMYLKAGNMPVAFLRKVFEHEKLL; the protein is encoded by the coding sequence ATGAGAGAATATGATATTTTAATCGAAAAATTTCATGATTTCTTTACTCAGGATGGGAACGCTTGTGTGAGTCTGGGAGTCAATAAGCATTTGGATGATCTGCCTAATCCTAGCTTGGAGAACGCTGCACTACGTATTGCTGCAGGCAAGAAATTATTAGCAGATATTATAAGTTTTCCTAAAGGGGTATTGGAATTTGATCAAATCCTGGATTTAGATTTGGCGGCATTGGCTGTTGAATTTGCCATATATAGTCTCACGTATCGCTTTAATGGTAAAACCCAGCTGCAGCAAAAACCCACTGCAGGTGCTGATATTAGTGATGGAATGTTTCTGCTGTTCATCAACGATCCTCGTCCTTCTCACGAAAGACTGGATCATATTACGGCCCGCTTGGAAAAAGTACCTCAATACCTGGAGCAATTGCTTTTAACGTTAGATACACCTGTAGAGCGCTGGGTCAGCATGGATATTGAAAAAGTAAATGGACTGCCAGAATTCTTTGAGACTCTTTATAATTGGGCGAAGAGTGAGCAGTACAATCAGTTAGAAAGGCTGGCAGCTGCAAAGCAGCAAGCTAATGATGCTTTAGAGGAATATATAGCAAAACTCAAAGCAATGCCTACAACCACCAATTTCTTTATTGGGGCAGAACAGGCTAAAACATGTATTGCATTACGAGGCATTGATAAATCCCTGGAAGAATTACATACAATGGCTGTCCAGTTTTTACAGGATACTGGAAAAGAACTGGAACTTTTGAGTGGGAAGTTAATTGATAAATACAGCTTGCCGCCGACTACTACTTTGGAAGAATTACATACTTTTTTGAACCAGCGATATCAGGTAAAGCTTACCCATAAAGATTCCTTCTCTGATATCCTTTTACGATATAAGGAGGAAAAGGATAAGATTATCAAGTATCTCCAGAAAAAAGAGCTGTTTCCCATCGGGGAAGGACAGGATATGCTGATTATGCAGACACCTGCTTTTATGGCTCCTTCTATTCCAGCTGGAGCTATGGTTTCTCCGCCGCCATTTCGCCCTGGTACAAAGACCAGTGTGATTTACCTTACACTGAGTCAAGAGTTATTAGATGAGCATACGGAACTATCCATCCCTTCGATGATGATCCATGAGGGGATTCCTGGGCATCATTTACAGCTTGCTACTGCAGCGAACCATCCATCCGTAGTGCGACGGCATTTTGATGCAATGGAGCATGCAGAAGGCTGGACCACGATGCTGGAAGATTATATGCTGGATATTGGGTATATGGGTGAACTAACTGATGAAGCCCGCTTTTGTGCGAAAAGGGATATTTCCAGAATTGGTGCGCGAGTGGCAATTGATTTATACTTCATGACAGGAGATATAAAATATTTAGATGTAGGTATTGATGTGGATGTAACTTCTGATGATCCTTTTATCAATGCTGGTAAACTGCTGCAAAAAGTGACTGGATTTGTGGGAGGCAGAGTACAAGCGGAATTAAACTGGTACTCTCAAGAAAGAGCCTATCCTCTTTGCTACCTTACGGGTAATAAATTGGTGTGGGAATTAAAGACAGATATGGTCAAAGCGCAGCAAGGCAAACTCGAGGGATTCGAGTTGGATAAAGTATTTCACAGTATGTATCTGAAGGCGGGAAATATGCCTGTTGCCTTTTTGCGCAAGGTATTTGAACATGAAAAGCTGCTGTAA
- the ilvB gene encoding biosynthetic-type acetolactate synthase large subunit, whose product MKMLGAEVVIECLKAEEVDIVFGYPGGAVLTLYDALFKTDFPHILTRHEQGAVHAADGYARATGKTGVCFATSGPGGTNLVTGIATAYMDSIPLVAITGQVGVSLIGKDSFQEADICGITTPITKHNYLVKKIQDLPGVMKEAFYIARTGRPGPVLIDISKDVFNDTLDFVYPETVCLRGYRSLFAGDSNQIDLVIESLEKAEKPVIFVGGGVNISGTSEEMRKVINLTGIPVIASLMGLGCIPSDAPEHLGMVGMHGTYAANMATMDCDLLMGIGVRFDDRVTSLVQNFAPKATIIHFDIDPAEVNKNVRADLKVIGDLRWSLPLLCEKIAERSLTKKQWAKAEWVDLVQEWKREKPLASSLPAGGIRPQTVIEKVSELTQGEAIIVTDVGQHQMWTAQSYNFNTQRSFLTSGGLGTMGYGLPAAIGAQITLPEKDVVLFTGDGSIMMNCQELATLADNGLPVKIIVMNNQVLGMVNQWQRMFYGKRYSHSSTKGCTDFVKLAEAMGVAGLRVTKSEELNIVLEKALKMEGPVLVDVLLPETEDVLPMVAPGGRLDQMVLRGIIG is encoded by the coding sequence TTGAAAATGTTGGGAGCGGAAGTTGTAATTGAATGTTTGAAGGCGGAAGAGGTGGATATTGTATTTGGTTATCCTGGAGGAGCTGTTTTAACTCTTTATGATGCATTATTTAAAACTGATTTTCCCCATATTTTAACTCGGCATGAACAAGGAGCGGTGCATGCTGCGGATGGATATGCCCGGGCAACGGGTAAAACGGGTGTCTGTTTTGCTACCTCTGGTCCCGGGGGAACCAATCTGGTTACTGGTATTGCAACGGCGTATATGGATTCGATTCCCTTGGTAGCGATTACTGGTCAGGTAGGAGTGTCTTTGATTGGCAAAGATTCTTTTCAAGAAGCGGATATTTGTGGTATTACTACCCCTATTACCAAACATAATTATTTAGTAAAAAAGATTCAGGATTTGCCTGGTGTAATGAAAGAAGCGTTTTATATTGCACGCACCGGACGGCCAGGGCCAGTCCTGATAGATATTTCTAAAGATGTTTTCAATGATACGCTTGATTTTGTATATCCTGAGACTGTCTGTCTTAGAGGATATCGATCTTTATTTGCCGGTGATTCTAACCAGATTGATTTAGTGATTGAATCCTTAGAAAAAGCAGAAAAACCGGTAATTTTTGTAGGCGGCGGTGTTAATATTTCAGGCACATCAGAAGAAATGCGCAAAGTGATTAACCTAACTGGCATTCCAGTCATAGCAAGCTTAATGGGATTAGGCTGTATTCCCAGTGATGCACCTGAACACTTGGGAATGGTGGGAATGCATGGAACCTATGCTGCCAATATGGCGACAATGGACTGTGATCTTCTTATGGGTATTGGAGTTCGTTTTGATGATCGGGTTACCAGTCTGGTTCAGAACTTTGCTCCTAAAGCAACGATTATACATTTTGATATTGATCCAGCCGAGGTAAACAAGAATGTCCGTGCTGATTTAAAAGTAATAGGAGATTTGCGCTGGTCTTTGCCTCTTTTGTGCGAAAAAATAGCGGAGCGCAGTTTAACGAAAAAACAGTGGGCAAAAGCAGAATGGGTGGATTTAGTACAGGAATGGAAGCGGGAAAAGCCTTTGGCATCAAGTTTGCCTGCAGGAGGAATTCGGCCGCAAACTGTGATTGAGAAGGTCAGTGAGCTCACTCAAGGTGAAGCCATTATTGTAACAGATGTTGGTCAGCATCAGATGTGGACTGCCCAATCTTATAATTTTAATACACAGCGTTCCTTCCTGACTTCTGGTGGACTAGGAACCATGGGATATGGCTTGCCAGCTGCAATTGGAGCGCAGATAACCTTACCGGAGAAGGATGTTGTATTATTTACTGGTGATGGCAGTATTATGATGAACTGTCAGGAGCTTGCAACGCTTGCTGATAATGGTTTGCCAGTGAAAATTATCGTCATGAATAATCAGGTGCTTGGCATGGTCAATCAATGGCAGCGCATGTTTTATGGGAAACGCTATTCCCATTCCAGTACGAAGGGGTGTACTGATTTTGTGAAGCTTGCTGAAGCTATGGGAGTTGCTGGTCTTAGAGTAACCAAATCAGAAGAGTTAAACATTGTACTGGAAAAAGCTTTGAAGATGGAAGGTCCGGTGCTGGTTGATGTTCTGCTGCCGGAAACTGAAGATGTATTACCGATGGTTGCACCAGGAGGGCGTCTGGATCAAATGGTCTTAAGGGGGATAATTGGATGA
- the ilvN gene encoding acetolactate synthase small subunit, translating to MKYILAVLVENRPGVLTHISGLISRRAFNIESIAAGPTEEVDTTRITIGVEVEDEFELEQVVNQLSKLVNVIKIANITYVDSIQRELALIKVRANKANRSDLVDVVEIFRAKIVDVNRETLVVELSGEESKIDALCEVLTDFGILEIVRTGRIAISRGPVPAKDM from the coding sequence ATGAAATATATCTTAGCTGTTTTAGTAGAGAATCGGCCGGGGGTATTAACTCATATATCAGGACTCATCAGCCGCAGGGCCTTTAATATTGAAAGTATAGCCGCAGGGCCTACTGAGGAAGTTGATACAACGCGAATCACCATTGGTGTTGAGGTGGAGGATGAATTTGAATTAGAGCAGGTAGTTAATCAATTGTCAAAACTCGTTAATGTGATTAAGATTGCAAATATCACATATGTAGATTCCATTCAGCGTGAACTGGCTCTCATTAAAGTTCGTGCCAACAAAGCTAATCGATCAGACCTTGTTGATGTTGTAGAAATTTTTCGTGCTAAAATTGTAGATGTAAATAGAGAGACCTTAGTCGTCGAATTATCCGGTGAAGAATCTAAAATTGATGCTTTGTGTGAGGTATTAACTGATTTCGGCATTCTTGAAATTGTTCGTACAGGAAGAATTGCAATCTCTAGAGGACCGGTTCCTGCAAAAGATATGTAG
- a CDS encoding DUF441 domain-containing protein, whose product MNWENLPILIILCLSVIGNNHSVSIAALILLLIKLLGFHTWFPYIEDHGITIGITILTLAVLTPIAQGRISISGILEAFKTPIGLVAIFVGILVAWIAAQGVFFMKESPEAVTALVVGTIVGVCFFQGLAVGPLIAGGIVSLIISAIGLFKN is encoded by the coding sequence ATGAATTGGGAAAACCTACCTATTTTGATAATTTTATGTTTATCCGTTATTGGCAATAACCACTCTGTATCAATTGCTGCACTCATACTGCTTCTAATAAAGCTGTTAGGCTTTCATACATGGTTTCCTTATATCGAAGATCATGGCATTACGATTGGCATTACCATTTTAACTTTGGCCGTATTAACACCTATCGCTCAAGGACGCATATCTATCAGCGGAATCTTGGAAGCATTTAAGACCCCCATTGGTTTAGTGGCCATTTTTGTTGGCATTCTCGTCGCCTGGATCGCTGCCCAAGGTGTATTTTTTATGAAAGAATCGCCAGAAGCAGTAACGGCTTTAGTTGTTGGTACCATTGTGGGAGTGTGTTTCTTCCAAGGGCTGGCAGTCGGTCCTCTAATTGCAGGTGGAATAGTATCTTTGATTATCAGTGCAATAGGGTTGTTTAAAAATTAA
- a CDS encoding TetR/AcrR family transcriptional regulator, with the protein MKNTTKEKLIKAGAKAMVAKSYHAVGIQEILTTVDVPKGSFYHYFESKEAFGIAIIEYYGEQLAKSIAEKLANEKGSPREKIQKYFLGIRDYYAIHGCGRGCLVAKLAIEVENPSAAMGDALKREFDKWTALFASCIREGQKMGEISLEYDAESMAEFLYTSWEGALIRMQVNRDLAPIDKFIEHSFDRIIPRQKHVVN; encoded by the coding sequence ATGAAAAACACGACAAAAGAGAAATTAATTAAAGCAGGAGCCAAAGCAATGGTAGCAAAAAGCTATCATGCGGTAGGAATACAAGAAATACTAACAACAGTAGATGTTCCGAAAGGATCGTTCTATCATTATTTTGAATCGAAAGAAGCCTTTGGTATAGCCATTATTGAATATTACGGAGAACAATTAGCCAAGTCCATCGCAGAAAAATTAGCAAATGAAAAGGGCTCTCCTAGAGAAAAAATACAAAAGTATTTTTTAGGTATTCGGGATTATTATGCCATACATGGCTGCGGCAGAGGATGTTTGGTTGCTAAATTGGCAATTGAAGTGGAAAACCCCAGTGCTGCTATGGGAGATGCATTAAAACGGGAATTTGATAAATGGACAGCACTGTTTGCGTCTTGTATAAGAGAAGGCCAGAAAATGGGGGAAATATCATTGGAGTATGATGCAGAGTCTATGGCAGAATTCCTATATACCTCATGGGAAGGTGCACTCATTCGTATGCAAGTGAATCGCGATCTTGCACCAATTGATAAATTTATTGAACATTCTTTTGATCGAATCATACCAAGGCAGAAGCATGTGGTGAACTAG